The Thermotoga caldifontis AZM44c09 genomic interval TAGACGAGCAGAGCGAACCACTGGTGCAGAGCGTGTCCAGCTTGAAAGATCGCAAAATGATGTTCGAACAGCAACTGTCGAGCAAGAAACAGGAACTCGAGAAGGTGAGGAAAAGAATCGAAGAGAAAAAGAAAGAACACACCGAGCTCGAACGAAAGCTGGATTCGCTGATCGAACAGTTCGAAAAGATGAAGCCTTCGGCGATCGTCTGGATGGCGGACCAGATAGCACAGCAGCTGAACGATGGAGACAGATGCCCCGTCTGTGGGGGCATCTACAGCAAGAGGAAGGTGGAGGAACTCGAATACGACCTTGAAGGCTACAAGAAGCTGAAAGATTCGATCGACGAGACCAAAGAAAAAAAGGCTCAGCTTTTCGCTGAGCTACAGAACCTCTCGGAGGTCGCAGAAAAACTCGAAGGAGAGGTCAAATCACTTGAAAAAGAACTCGAAGCGATCTCGACAGAAGAAGGACGGATCGTCCAGGAACTCTTGCAGATGGGTTACTCACCGCAACTCAAAAAGAAACTCAGAGAATTCTCCGCTGAACTTCAGAAATTGCTGGAGAGAAAGTCCGTCTTGGCCTCACAACTTTCGAAGCTCGACGGCACGAAGCAGCAACTCCACAGCAGGTTGAAGGAACTCGACGAGGAACTCGAGAACCAGATGAAAGAGAGAGACGTGGCACTGGAGAAAAAACAGAGAATCGAAAAAGCATTCTTCCGGGCGCTCGAAGACATCAACATGGACTTTGAGACCTTCAAAAAGTACGTCGCGAAGGAACTGCCAAAATTCAGCGCTCAGGAGAGATTTTCGAAGATCGAAGCCGAGATAGAACAGCTGAAGGTTCAGATAGAACAGTTCAAAAGATCTCTGAAGACGAGCAAGGAAGAGTGCCAGAAGATGGCAGAATCGCTGCGGCAGGAATTGCAAAGGTTGAAGGGTGAAAGGGACGAGAAGATCAAGAAGAAAGCCATCGTCGAACAGTCCATAGAAAGGAGGAAACTCCTGCAGGCTCAGCTGAAAGAGCTGGAAGAGAAGTTCGAGCAGGCCCGTAAACTGTCCACCGTGTTGTCCTTAGTGAAGGACACGCTCGCCGCACGGGAATTTCAATCCTACGTTGCGGACCTCGTGCTGAGAAACATCGTGGAACGCACGAACCAGTTGCTGGATTTTCTGACCGACGGAAGGTTCTCACTCTCGATCGATGAGGACGGTTTCGTGGTGAGGGACGAGGGAGTGAAGAGGGATGCGAGCGGGCTTTCGGGGGGAGAGAAAACTCTCGTTTCGATCGCACTCGCGATGAGCATCGCTGAAGAGGCAACGGGTGAGATGGAAGCGTTCTTCATAGATGAAGGTTTTTCGAGTCTTGACAGTGACAACAAGACCAAGGTTGCAGACGCCCTGAAGAGGCTCGAGAAACTCAACAAAGTGATAGGTTTCGTCACGCATGAACCGCAGTTCGCCGAGTACTTCGAGCGGAAACTCCTGGTCGAGAAGGGTGGTAAGCTGCGATGGATATGAACGACGATGTCGAAAAACTGGTTGAGAGGATAATGACGGAAAAGGGTGTCGAAGCCATTCCCAACCTGATAAACCTGCTCACGGACGAGGACGAGAAGGTTAGAGAGATCGTTCTGCAGATCATTTACAGATTCGGTGATTCGGCGCGACCGATTCTGTTGCAGAAGTACAGAGAACATTTGAAGGCAGGTCAGCAGAACGACGTGGTACTGCTCTATCTTGTGGACATTCTCTCAGACCTGGGTGAAGCGAGTATAAAGAAGGATTTGATGAACCTGTTGTGCAGGTACGACGATGAAACTGCTCAGCTCGTCATATACGAAGCGATGTGCAAACTCGGAGACGGTGAGAGGATACTCGACGTGCTCTCTTACTATCTGCTCGAAGACGAGTACAGAGAGGAACTCGCAACCCAGGTGATCATGGCGCTGTCTCACGTTCCAACGTTCCGAACGGTGGAAGTGCTCGCGAAGGCGTACGAAGATGAACGGTTCACGGAAGACATAAGGAAAGACATCGTCCAGGCCATCGCCATGGTGACCATGAAAGATCCCGGGCTCTGGGAACACTTCGAGAAAGTGGCGAGTGAGGATCTGGTTTCGCAGGTGAAGAACTTCACGCGGTGACACAACAATCCTTAAAAAATATTGATTGAGCCGAGCTCGCGAGGACCGACGGGGTAGACCTATGGCCCGTTACGGTCTCACCTTCCAGGTTCGAACCCTCAGGCCGGCCTTGAGAGCGCTCTCCACTATGTAGATACGGAGAGGTATTTTGCAACAGAGTAACGATCGTGCGACGATGATGTTCAACTCGCGGAGACGAAATCACTCAATCCATCCGATCAGGATCGTGTGAAATTCACAAGCTTTTCGACTGCGTGGGCGACCTGGACCAGCAAGTCCTCCCTCCACCACTTCGTGACGAACTGCACTCCAGCTGGTAAACCATCAACACGACCGAACGGCAAATTCAGCGCGGGCAGGCCGGAGATGTTGAACTCGGCGGTGAAACGTGTGAGCCTTCTGGCCATTTCGACCGCACCCTCTCCTTGAATCGGAGGAGCGACGATGGGCACCGTCGGAAGGATCAAAAGGTCGTATTCTTTGAACAATTCTCTGAAGCTGTGCTTCACGATCGTTTGAACTCTCCTCGCCAGCGCGTAATCCGTTCCACTCACGGAGGCCCCCTCCATCAATCTCTGTCTGACGTCTTCTCCGAACAGCTCTGGATGCTCCCTCAACCTTTCTCTGTGGAATGCCGCCGCCTCCGCCTGCGTGATCAAACCGTTGGCCGCCGCGGCATCTTTCAACCATTCGAGGGGTCTCTCTTCCACGACGGCTCCGAGCTTTTCCAGCACGCGGGCCGCCTCGTCGACGATTTTCAGAATTCTCTCATCGGCTTTGGAAATGAATTCACCCACAGGCTTCAGAACCTTTATTCCCTCAGGAAACCTTTCAAAATCTGGTTCTCTGATGGGTGCTCTCAGCGAGAAGGGATCTCTCTCATCGTACCTGCAGATCACCTTCAGCACGGTCCAGGCATCCTCGACGCAGCTGGCTAAAGGTCCCACGTGGTCCAGGTGCCACGACAGCGGCAGAACACCCCTCACGCTCACCCTTCCGTAGGTGGGTTTCAACCCAACAACTCCGCACAGCGCCGCGGGAATGCGTATCGAACCGCCGGTGTCCGTTCCGAGGGCCGCCACGACCATGTCCGTGGCGACGGCAACCGCAGATCCACCGGAAGAACCACCGGAGATCCTGCTCGGATCGTGCGGGTTTCTGCACGGACCGAAGTGCGGGTTGTTGTTCGTCACACCGAGCGCGATCTCGTGGAGGTTCGTCTTTCCAACGATTATGGCACCGGCCTTCTTGAGCTGCTGCACCACGAACGCGTCTTCTTTCGCAACGTTGTCTTTGAAGAACAAGCTTCCCGCCGTGGTCTTCAGACT includes:
- a CDS encoding Asp-tRNA(Asn)/Glu-tRNA(Gln) amidotransferase GatCAB subunit A, encoding MKIKDLVGLYAQRKFRPKEFVEECFKKIEAQKHLGAFISLDYEGAMKTAKFLENSFKNREDLPPLYGVPIAVKDLIDVASLKTTAGSLFFKDNVAKEDAFVVQQLKKAGAIIVGKTNLHEIALGVTNNNPHFGPCRNPHDPSRISGGSSGGSAVAVATDMVVAALGTDTGGSIRIPAALCGVVGLKPTYGRVSVRGVLPLSWHLDHVGPLASCVEDAWTVLKVICRYDERDPFSLRAPIREPDFERFPEGIKVLKPVGEFISKADERILKIVDEAARVLEKLGAVVEERPLEWLKDAAAANGLITQAEAAAFHRERLREHPELFGEDVRQRLMEGASVSGTDYALARRVQTIVKHSFRELFKEYDLLILPTVPIVAPPIQGEGAVEMARRLTRFTAEFNISGLPALNLPFGRVDGLPAGVQFVTKWWREDLLVQVAHAVEKLVNFTRS
- a CDS encoding AAA family ATPase, yielding MFLIVGQNGAGKSSLLEAIVFSLYGVGVRYGKRSPFDYVRSGADQCTVKFSFLRKGKKYEVIRRIRMRDRVSEALLTVNDKIVASQRSLVDEKLKEAMETSYESFISTFLLPQGMVASLLTATRSRINEVVFDVLFEKKKLTKIVEKVSDAFKDAQHERDELLRRINDLNNEIEKIESHIRETPLETLEREIKVLEKELTLKEERLREIEQELQIHRQMESFERMLQAKLEERQNLLRSIEEEKKISTARSLELPYRELLHACESLNRVENALERLRASRTKIQQETQRLEQEIEKTRLELYECEGTVQKVQTHIEKLSKIDEQSEPLVQSVSSLKDRKMMFEQQLSSKKQELEKVRKRIEEKKKEHTELERKLDSLIEQFEKMKPSAIVWMADQIAQQLNDGDRCPVCGGIYSKRKVEELEYDLEGYKKLKDSIDETKEKKAQLFAELQNLSEVAEKLEGEVKSLEKELEAISTEEGRIVQELLQMGYSPQLKKKLREFSAELQKLLERKSVLASQLSKLDGTKQQLHSRLKELDEELENQMKERDVALEKKQRIEKAFFRALEDINMDFETFKKYVAKELPKFSAQERFSKIEAEIEQLKVQIEQFKRSLKTSKEECQKMAESLRQELQRLKGERDEKIKKKAIVEQSIERRKLLQAQLKELEEKFEQARKLSTVLSLVKDTLAAREFQSYVADLVLRNIVERTNQLLDFLTDGRFSLSIDEDGFVVRDEGVKRDASGLSGGEKTLVSIALAMSIAEEATGEMEAFFIDEGFSSLDSDNKTKVADALKRLEKLNKVIGFVTHEPQFAEYFERKLLVEKGGKLRWI
- a CDS encoding HEAT repeat domain-containing protein, with protein sequence MDMNDDVEKLVERIMTEKGVEAIPNLINLLTDEDEKVREIVLQIIYRFGDSARPILLQKYREHLKAGQQNDVVLLYLVDILSDLGEASIKKDLMNLLCRYDDETAQLVIYEAMCKLGDGERILDVLSYYLLEDEYREELATQVIMALSHVPTFRTVEVLAKAYEDERFTEDIRKDIVQAIAMVTMKDPGLWEHFEKVASEDLVSQVKNFTR